In Pseudobacter ginsenosidimutans, the following are encoded in one genomic region:
- a CDS encoding sialate O-acetylesterase translates to MRTLTIAFTLLLFQFPCIAQVKLPSLIRDSMILQRNSQVPVWGWSSPKENITVRLRGKTYRTTADTKGNWKVILPPAEAGGPYIIEISGKNKIVLKDVLFGDVWFCSGQSNMVHQMNIHDISYAADIANANYPKIRQCWIPTLTSLQGPKEDLPPVHWRPALGDEVRPFSAVAYFFARKIHEHYKIPIGIINASVGGTPIEAWISEEGLKDLTTLYNTIQKNKDTAWINSLNRKTPLSSNPPQEPADRGLAGPLKWFEPAFTPKGWRTINIPGYWEDQGVKDLNGIVWYRREMEIPASMIAQPAKVFLGRIVDADELYINGQKIGNTTYMYPQRRYSVKPGILKEGKNVFVVRVTNNSGKGGFVPDKPYCIFSGKDTIDLKGTWLYKPGLVNSPFSSGPSGGISPQSQPGALFNAMVAPVINYAIKGFCWYQGEANAGQPQNYLSLMQALIRNWRALWKQEDLPFLYVQLPGFMDYNYLPSESNWALIREAQLKTLSVPRTGMAVAIDLGEWNDIHPDNKKDVGERLALQALHLAYGENITCSGPVLQSCRTEGNKITIRFSQELSTTDGEPPAEFAIAGADKKFLWAKTKIEGNNLIVWSDEINQARFVRYAWSDNPVNPNLINKEGLPASPFRTDN, encoded by the coding sequence ATGAGAACCTTAACGATTGCCTTCACCCTGCTCCTCTTCCAATTCCCCTGCATTGCACAGGTAAAACTGCCTTCCCTCATCAGGGACAGCATGATCCTGCAAAGGAACAGCCAGGTTCCGGTCTGGGGATGGTCATCACCAAAAGAGAATATAACGGTGAGGCTTAGAGGAAAAACTTATCGCACCACAGCAGATACAAAAGGCAACTGGAAAGTAATTCTCCCACCTGCAGAAGCCGGAGGTCCATACATCATAGAGATCAGCGGCAAGAATAAAATTGTACTGAAAGATGTTCTTTTCGGTGATGTTTGGTTCTGCTCCGGCCAGTCGAACATGGTGCACCAGATGAATATTCATGATATCAGCTACGCAGCAGATATTGCAAATGCCAACTACCCGAAAATCAGGCAATGCTGGATACCAACACTCACCAGCCTGCAGGGCCCCAAAGAAGATCTGCCTCCAGTTCATTGGAGACCTGCCTTAGGCGATGAGGTCAGGCCCTTTTCGGCAGTAGCTTATTTTTTTGCAAGAAAAATCCATGAACATTACAAGATCCCTATCGGCATCATCAATGCAAGTGTGGGAGGAACGCCCATCGAAGCATGGATAAGCGAAGAAGGACTGAAAGACCTTACTACGCTTTACAATACCATTCAAAAGAACAAAGACACTGCCTGGATCAACAGCCTCAACCGAAAAACACCATTATCTTCCAACCCGCCACAAGAGCCGGCAGACCGAGGTTTGGCCGGTCCGCTAAAATGGTTCGAGCCGGCTTTTACTCCCAAAGGATGGCGCACGATCAATATTCCGGGATATTGGGAAGACCAGGGCGTGAAAGACCTGAACGGAATCGTCTGGTATCGTCGTGAGATGGAAATTCCTGCCAGCATGATCGCTCAGCCTGCCAAAGTTTTTCTCGGAAGGATCGTAGATGCAGATGAGCTCTACATCAACGGTCAAAAAATTGGCAATACCACTTACATGTATCCGCAAAGAAGATACTCTGTCAAACCTGGCATCCTGAAAGAAGGCAAAAATGTTTTTGTTGTGCGCGTTACCAATAATTCCGGGAAAGGCGGATTTGTTCCGGATAAACCTTATTGCATTTTTTCAGGTAAGGACACAATTGATCTCAAAGGGACCTGGCTCTATAAACCAGGATTGGTGAACAGTCCATTCAGCAGTGGACCTTCCGGAGGCATCTCACCGCAAAGCCAGCCAGGCGCCCTTTTTAATGCAATGGTAGCCCCGGTTATCAATTACGCAATCAAAGGATTTTGCTGGTACCAGGGCGAAGCCAATGCCGGACAGCCACAAAACTACCTCTCATTGATGCAGGCGCTGATCCGCAACTGGCGGGCATTATGGAAGCAGGAAGATCTTCCGTTCCTGTATGTGCAACTGCCCGGATTCATGGATTATAATTACCTGCCGTCCGAAAGCAACTGGGCACTGATCAGGGAAGCGCAGTTGAAAACATTGTCAGTTCCCCGTACAGGCATGGCCGTTGCCATCGATCTGGGAGAATGGAATGATATTCATCCCGACAATAAAAAAGATGTGGGCGAAAGACTTGCCCTTCAAGCCCTCCATCTCGCCTATGGCGAAAACATCACCTGCTCCGGCCCGGTCCTTCAATCCTGCAGAACAGAAGGCAACAAGATCACTATCCGTTTCAGCCAGGAATTGTCCACCACCGATGGTGAGCCTCCCGCTGAATTCGCCATTGCCGGCGCTGATAAAAAATTCCTTTGGGCAAAAACAAAAATAGAAGGCAATAACCTCATCGTATGGAGTGATGAAATTAACCAAGCCAGATTCGTTCGCTACGCCTGGTCCGACAATCCGGTCAATCCCAACCTGATCAATAAAGAGGGATTACCTGCATCACCATTCAGAACCGATAATTGA